The nucleotide sequence CGGCCGGCGAAGTGCCTTTCAAGCGCCACTTCCACGCAGCCAGCGCGGATAACTTGCGTCGGGACGGCTGATTACTGGTCCGCCAAGGCCATCAGCCATTGGCGGAATGCAGCGGCGGGAGGAGAGTCCGTCCGGCCGGACCGTGCGACCAAATAGTACGCGCCGGACGAGGCTGCCTTTTTCGTTCCTATGCGCACCAGGGTGCCGGAAGCCAAAGCATCCGCCACCAGCACGCTGCGTCCCAGCGCAACACCCTGACCCTGTTCCGCCGCCTGCAGCAAAAGCGCCGAATCGCTGAACGTCGCACCGGACCGCGTCCCGTCCAAAGACTGGCCCGTTTGCTCGCACCATTGCTCCCAACCGAAGAAGTCGTCGCGCAGCAGCGTGTGTCCTGCCAGGCCGACCTTGCCGCGTTGCCGGGAACGCGAGACGTACCGCGGTGACGCGACCGGGAACACCAGCTCGTCCACGAACCGTTCGCTCCGCATGCCGGGCCAACTTCCCTGGCCATAGCGGATGGCGAAGTCGGCCTGCTCGGCGCCCAGATCGAGAACCTGGGTGGTGGCGTGAAGACGAAAGTCGATATCGGAATGCTGGCTCAGGAAAGCGCCCAGACGCGACATCAGCCATCGACTGACGAACGATGGCGGCGCCGTAACCGAAAGGCGTCGCGTGTCCTTGTGGCGCAACGACTCACCGACGGACGACAACTTCAGCAGTAGCTCCTGCACCACGCCGAGCACTTGCTCACCGGCCGGCGTGAGCGAGACATCGAGGCGGTTCCGCTGCAGCAATTTCAGCCCGTAGAACGATTCGAGGGCGCGTATCTGGTGGCTTACGGCGCTGGCGGTGAGATGCAGCTCGTCCGCCGCCAGCGCAAACCCTCGCAGCCTGCTCACCGCCTCGAACGTCCTCAAGGTATGCATGGGCGGCAGTACGTAGCGCATCGATTCGGACCTGGATGAAGGAAATTCATGCGGACGTGAGAAACGATCGCTTCACTCGCCGGGAGCGTGTGCGAATACTCCGGATCGGAAACGACTCGCCACGCCGCCCGGGCGATCTTCATCCATTCCGTCGCGCCGGAAAAGGGGCGCGGCTTCACGCCCATAACCAGCCTTGCCACCGGAGCATCCATGAAATCCGTGTTGATCCTGCTCACCTCGCTGCTGCTCGCCATGGTCACGTCCCCGGCACGCGCCGATGGACTGCATGAGGGCTGGCAAGTGGTGGACGGCTTGCATCTCTTCTACCGCGAGGGAGGCAACCCCTCGGACCCCACCCTGGTCTTCCTGCATGGCAATCCGTTGTCATCCTTGATGTACGCGAAGGTCATGGAAGACCTTGTCGCAACGCGGCGTGTTCACGTGATCGCGGTCGACTATCCTTCGTTCGGTTACTCCGATACGCCTGGCCGCGAGGTCTATCGCTACACCTTCGATCATCTCGCCGATACCGTCTCCGCATTCCTCGCCGCCCGCGGCATCCATCGCTACGGCCTGTATATGCAGGACTACGGCGTGCCCATCGGGTTCCGCCTGATCGATCGCCAGCCCTCGGCGATCACCTCCATCATCGTGCAGAACGGCGTCATCCATCTGGACGGCTTTCCTTCTGCACAGGATCCGCAGGGCGAACTGCGACGTCATTGGGATTCACGCAATGAAACCGTGGACGCGCGTCGTGCGGCGTATGCGCGCTCGCTCGGCTACCCGCAGGCCGGCCGCTGGGAGGACGAGGACCACATGGGCCCCGACGCCATGCTGCAGATGATCGCCGCGGAACAACGCCCTGGCGTGATCGACGCGCGCAACGACCTATGGTTCGACTACGGCTCCAACGTGGAGCGCTATCCGCATTGGCAGGCGCTACTGCGCGGTCTCCACGTGCCGGTGCTGGTGTTGTGGGGCAAGCGGGATCAGTTCTTCACCACGCCCGGCGCGGTGGCCTATCGACGCGACGCGCCCCAGGCGGAGGTACATATCCTCGATTCGACTCATTTCGCCACGCTCGACCAGCCGGACGAAGTGGCGCGGCTGGTAGGCCAATTCCTGGACGGTCACGCAGGCGAAGCACGGTAAACAGTCGGCGACGGGATATCCTCCGTCGCCGTCAGTTGCGCCTGGACGGCTAAAGCAGTCCCTCGATCGGCAGCAAACCGCCGACATTCACCTTGAAGCGCCGCCACCAGCTGGTCTCCGGCGAATGGTCGTAGCGGATCATTTCGCCGTTCGCCTGCTTGCCTTCCCAGTACACGCCGCCGTTCGCATCGAGCAGCACGTGATAGCTGTGCTCCGGCTTGGTGGCATCGGCGAAGATCGACAACAGCGCCTTGGCCAGTGCCGCCGAGTGGACGATCACGCCGTCTTCGGTATTGATGTCGAACGAACGCGGATCGAGATTCATCGAACCCACGAAAGCATGCTGCTCGTCCACCACGAAAGCCTTGGCGTGCAGGCTGTTGCTCCCGCTGGACGAGCCGAAGAAGTGGCTTCCGCCGCGTCCCCGGCGGGCGTCCGGTTTCAGTTCGTAAAGCTTCACACCGGCCTTCAGCAAGGGCGGGCGATACGCGGCATAAGCGACGTAGACGTTGCCCGCATCGGTGGATGCCAGCGAGTTGGTGAGCACCTCCACCGCCACGCCGCGCTCGCGCATGCCCTGCAGATAGTCCACGCCCCGCTTTCCAGGCACGAAGTATGGCGAGATCAGGGTGAGCCGCTGCGTCGCTCCATCCAGCCACGCACGAATGGCCGGCGCCATGTGCAGATCCTGGTTGTTGGCGACGGGATCGCCCTTCTCCGGATCGTCCGCCAGATAGCTGGCCTGCCCCCATGCCCATTCCTTGGCCGGCGTCTCGCGGGCGAGATCGCCGACGCGCGCCACGAGGTTCTGCGCATAACTGCCCTGGCTGAAGGTACGGGCGTGCGCAGCCATGGACTTGCGCAATTCCTGCAGTTCTTCCGGCGCGGGCTGGTGTCGATGAAAGGCGCCGATGGGGAACGACTGCGGACTGTTCCAATAACGATCGAACGCCTGCCCGACCTCGGCCACCACCGGCCCGACGACAAGCACGTCGAGGTCGCGGAAGTTCACGTTGTCATTGGCGTCGAAGTACTCGTCCCCGATATTGCGGCCGCCCACGATCGCCATGGCGCCGTCGGCGATATACGCCTTGTTGTGCATGCGCCGATTGAGCCGCGAGAAATCCCCGGCGAACTGCTTGCCCATGCCCCACAACGAGGCGTTGCGTTCGAGAAACGGATTGAACAGCCGGATCTCGATGTTGCGATGGCCATCCAGCGCCCGCAGCACATCGTCGTTGCCGGCCACATGCAGGTCGTCGAGCAGCAGGCGCACACGCACGCCGCGATCGGCCGCGGCGAGCAGGCGTTGCGCCAGCAGTTCGCCGGTCGCATCGCTGTGGAACATGTAGTACTGGATGTCGAGCGAATGCTTGGCCCTATCGGCCAGCGCGATGCGAGCGAGCAACGCATCGCCGGAATCGCTGATCAGCCGGACGCCGGAATCCGTGCCGTGCTCCGCAGTCATGCGGGCCGCATACGCGACCAGCGGTGCATCGGCCTGCACCGGCAGCACGGTGCTGGGCGTGCGTGGATAATCGGGACGCAGGTCCGAATGGGTACAGGCGGCCAGCGCCACGAGTCCCAGCCAGGCAAGGTGACGCAGCGATGTCCAGGCCATGCTCCCCTCCTTGGGGTGTCACTCTAACCTGCGAAGGGGCGTATTTGGGCGCCGTGGGGCATGCCTTGGGCAGCCTCTCCCTTCTCTGGGAGCGCACCCTGTGCGCGACGGCCCGTTACATCGAGCCCTGAGGTCTGACCTCGACGGACGGTCGCGCACAGGGTGCGCTCCCACAGGAAGGCACAAATCCTCGCCGGCTGAAGAGGCGTCTTTGGCTGACGACTCATCTCGGCGTTGCGTCGGGATTGGATCGCGCACTGGGTGCGCTCCTACAGGGCGCTCCGCTCTTTGTAGGAGCGCACCCAGTGCGCGATCAAACTACCGAATCGCCCGGAGCCTGTCGCAGGCCACCAGTGCTCTACAAGAAGCGCTTTACCGCCCGAAGGTGATTTCCTTCCCTTCGTGATCACGGTCCCAGCCGCGCAGCTCATCGCGGATATGCGCGATGCGCTGGCGACCCAGCGCATTGCGCTCCTCGTCGAGCACC is from Dyella jiangningensis and encodes:
- a CDS encoding LysR substrate-binding domain-containing protein, with the translated sequence MRYVLPPMHTLRTFEAVSRLRGFALAADELHLTASAVSHQIRALESFYGLKLLQRNRLDVSLTPAGEQVLGVVQELLLKLSSVGESLRHKDTRRLSVTAPPSFVSRWLMSRLGAFLSQHSDIDFRLHATTQVLDLGAEQADFAIRYGQGSWPGMRSERFVDELVFPVASPRYVSRSRQRGKVGLAGHTLLRDDFFGWEQWCEQTGQSLDGTRSGATFSDSALLLQAAEQGQGVALGRSVLVADALASGTLVRIGTKKAASSGAYYLVARSGRTDSPPAAAFRQWLMALADQ
- a CDS encoding alpha/beta fold hydrolase; amino-acid sequence: MKSVLILLTSLLLAMVTSPARADGLHEGWQVVDGLHLFYREGGNPSDPTLVFLHGNPLSSLMYAKVMEDLVATRRVHVIAVDYPSFGYSDTPGREVYRYTFDHLADTVSAFLAARGIHRYGLYMQDYGVPIGFRLIDRQPSAITSIIVQNGVIHLDGFPSAQDPQGELRRHWDSRNETVDARRAAYARSLGYPQAGRWEDEDHMGPDAMLQMIAAEQRPGVIDARNDLWFDYGSNVERYPHWQALLRGLHVPVLVLWGKRDQFFTTPGAVAYRRDAPQAEVHILDSTHFATLDQPDEVARLVGQFLDGHAGEAR
- a CDS encoding phospholipase D family protein, producing MAWTSLRHLAWLGLVALAACTHSDLRPDYPRTPSTVLPVQADAPLVAYAARMTAEHGTDSGVRLISDSGDALLARIALADRAKHSLDIQYYMFHSDATGELLAQRLLAAADRGVRVRLLLDDLHVAGNDDVLRALDGHRNIEIRLFNPFLERNASLWGMGKQFAGDFSRLNRRMHNKAYIADGAMAIVGGRNIGDEYFDANDNVNFRDLDVLVVGPVVAEVGQAFDRYWNSPQSFPIGAFHRHQPAPEELQELRKSMAAHARTFSQGSYAQNLVARVGDLARETPAKEWAWGQASYLADDPEKGDPVANNQDLHMAPAIRAWLDGATQRLTLISPYFVPGKRGVDYLQGMRERGVAVEVLTNSLASTDAGNVYVAYAAYRPPLLKAGVKLYELKPDARRGRGGSHFFGSSSGSNSLHAKAFVVDEQHAFVGSMNLDPRSFDINTEDGVIVHSAALAKALLSIFADATKPEHSYHVLLDANGGVYWEGKQANGEMIRYDHSPETSWWRRFKVNVGGLLPIEGLL